The Humulus lupulus chromosome 4, drHumLupu1.1, whole genome shotgun sequence genome has a window encoding:
- the LOC133832381 gene encoding uncharacterized protein LOC133832381, translated as MAKGSKVGGKGKSKSKGKRTGPTSADRVIKTRSMDAILGIQELEMSEDEQGAGEVRSREPTPAPRIGICAKVEDWLSASKQAMQDVNMGKAVPSPILQSNYTNVTSIGAKETVVTGEGVFNQKRTSGVKIEVEDIAEEVNFWQSSIVCYVLGANPPIRILEGFVRRLWKDQVDKVGILSSGIFIIRFLSMDVRDRILDGGYLFCGNKPLIMKAWNPVDDFSNEDIDSVPTWVHLGGLDIKYWGDRSLFKIVGQIGKPIQVDSITKNRDRLAYPRILIEVTMTQDFPSRISFLNEFDQEVDIFVEYEWKPTVCTNCSGLGHEAHVCRKSKTVKQEWIPKQKVSSPIVSKVNVDADGFQSVTKGIKIQEPNVIQRV; from the coding sequence ATGGCAAAGGGATCTAAGGTCGGGGGAAAGGGCAAATCGAAGAGCAAAGGCAAGAGAACAGGTCCAACATCTGCTGATAGGGTCATCAAAACTCGATCTATGGATGCCATTCTTGGGATTCAGGAATTGGAGATGTCAGAGGATGAGCAAGGAGCAGGGGAAGTGCGAAGTCGTGAACCTACTCCAGCGCCTCGAATTGGAATCTGTGCGAAGGTGGAAGACTGGTTATCGGCTTCCAAGCAAGCTATGCAAGACGTCAATATGGGTAAGGCTGTTCCATCTCCGATCTTACAGTCTAACTATACTAATGTCACTTCCATTGGAGCCAAAGAGACGGTTGTTACAGGGGAAGGTGTTTTCAATCAGAAGAGGACCTCTGGAGTCAAAATTGAGGTAGAGGATATAGCTGAGGAGGTGAATTTTTGGCAATCTTCTATAGTCTGCTATGTGCTTGGTGCAAATCCACCAATCCGAATCCTGGAGGGCTTTGTGAGGAGATTATGGAAGGATCAAGTCGATAAAGTTGGGATTCTCTCATCAGGTATTTTCATAATTCGCTTTTTATCCATGGATGTGAGAGACAGAATTTTAGATGGAGGCTATCTGTTTTGTGGGAACAAACCTCTCATAATGAAGGCCTGGAATCCGGTTGATGATTTTTCTAATGAAGATATAGATTCAGTTCCAacttgggttcatttgggaggaTTGGATATTAAATACTGGGGTGATAGGTCTCTGTTCAAGATAGTGGGACAGATTGGGAAGCCAATTCAAGTGGATTCCATTACTAAAAACAGAGATCGTTTAGCTTATCCTAGAATTCTCATCGAAGTGACCATGACACAGGACTTTCCATCTCGAATCAGTTTCTTGAATGAATTTGACCAAGAAGTAGACATCTTTGTGGAATATGAATGGAAGCCCACTGTATGTACGAATTGCTCTGGTCTAGGACACGAAGCTCATGTTTGCAGGAAGAGTAAGACTGTTAAGCAAGAATGGATTCCTAAACAGAAGGTCTCATCACCTATTGTAAGCAAAGTTAATGTAGATGCAGATGGTTTTCAATCAGTTACCAAGGGAATCAAGATACAGGAACCTAATGTCATCCAACGAGTGTGA